TTCAACATGAGTATGTGAGCCGAGGTGACGATGAAGAAAAATGAAACCCAGAATACCGATCACCAGAAACGTACCTAGTCCGATGAAAAGATAAATTTTCAGCGTGAATTTTGCTAAATCGAGGAATCCATTCCTGACGGCGCTGTCACCCATCACGCCAGTCGACGGTTTCAGATCCAGATTCGCATAACGATTGGCCAGAAGCTGGAGGGAGGATTGTCCGAAACCCAGATCAATCAAGCCTCTGAGCTGGAGGAGGCTTCCAAATACGTAATAAACTCCCTGTTGTTCAGGATCCAGAAAGCCGCCGATGGCCAGGATCACGAGCGGACCTAGCGCGATCGTCGTGAACCGCGACAGGGCGTGGTAGAAAACCGCACGATCTTGATAACCGTGCCGGATCAATTTCCGGCATACGGAATCAAGTGATGGCATCATGGCCAGAATTCAGGATTAACATTGTAGATGTGGCTCTTCAGTTGGCCGCTGCCGCACGAAGCAGATCCCCCAAATATTTTCCTCTGGTATCAGGAACTGAAAACGATGGTTTTCCGGGAAATGAAATTGACAAGGGTTGAGAGGATGATCACAGTCATCTTCACTACAAGATCGGGGGTGGAACTGTAGGAGATAAGCAGGAAGGCTGCGGTCTGGGCGACGGCGAAACATAGGGCGGCGCTCACGGTGAACAACGTGAATTCGCGTGCCCTCGAATGGCGCCCGGCTTTGAACACCCATCGGCGGTTAGTCTCGTAAGTGAAGGCGTTGGCGGTCAGGAACCCCATGGTGATTTCGAGAAGAAGCCAAGCGGGTCTGTTTTGCGGGTAGGCTTGCGGATCAAGCCAGACGACGCTTGCCCGGAAAAGCCAGCAACCGGAGAGAAAGACCGGAACGGAGAGGACACCAATGGCAAGATATTTGGCAAACTGCCACACGGGGGCGGCCTCGGTGCTGGCAAGATGAAGGGCGGCGGCTTTCCAGCTCTGTTTGTGCCCCAAGCGGAGGATCGCTCGGATTTCTTTGTCCGGAGAGGCTTTCATGGTTCGTCGGATGGGAGCCTGTAATTTCCCCGGCATACTGAGATGAGCTGGCGGAAAACAGAAAACAGGGCTCCTAACCCCCTGATTTTGGTGGGGGTTTTGCCAGCGGCAGGATAGGAGCGTGAGACGGGTATCTCGGTGACTTGATAGCCGCCCGCCGCCGCTTCGATCGCCAGATGATAATGGAGCTGGTAGCGGTCGAAGACCGGCCGGAAGACCGAGATCCGGGGATCTTGCAAGAGGCGCCGGCTGTAGCCACGGAATCCATTGGTGGTATCGGTGTATCGGAACCCGGCGGCTATGGACACCAGGGGCGCGTGGAGGAGATTGACCGCGAGATAGCGGATGAGCGGGGTGTTTTCGTGATGTCCCCCCGGCATGAACCGGCTGCCTTGGATATGGTCAAAACCTGCTTCGAGGGAGGCGACCATGGTCGGGATGGCTTCGAGCCCATCCTTGCCGTTTCCGTCGATGACCAAGATTCCGGCGTACCCTTCGGCAAGGGAGTAGTCGAACGCCATGCGCATCTGCGAACTCAGTTTCCCATCTCCTGACTTCACAAGCAGCGCTTTGCATTCCGTTTCCTCCATCAGCCGGAGGGGGAGCGACCCATCGGTGCTTCCTCCATCCGCGACGATGACATCGATCAAGGATGCGAAATTTCTCATGGCGGTGAGCTGCCGCTGGATCTTCTCACCTTCGTTGATGACAAAAACGCAGATGGCATATTGGCATTTTCGGGGCCTTTCCCATGCAACTTTGTACAGGGGGACCGAATCGCCGTTTCCTCGGTGGAAGGTGGTCATGGTTCTGATGATCCGGATTCTTTGACGATGCTGGATGCGACGGTGTCTTCCAGCAGGACGGAACTTCCGGCATCTTCCGAGATGAAATAGAGCGGGCGGCTCCTTACCTCGCCCAGAATGGTGCCGACATATTCGCCAAGGACAGCCAGAATGAGGCATATGAACAAAAACATGCCGCTTTGCTGCAACGATAGGGTCGTCCAGCCTTCCATGACGTCTTGTTTCATGAAGAAGATTCCCAGGACGTAGATGGCGTAGGCGAGGTTCAGGAGCGCCCCGACCAGACCTGCCATTGTGACCACCCGGAGAGGGTGCCGGCTGTGGGAGGCGATGAGATCGATTGCCATGGATGCCTCCGTGGCGAGGGGTTTGGCACGCGGGGCTTTCGCGGTTGATCGCCTTTCATAGGCAAAATATGCATGATGGTAACCGAGAGTGAGTGTGAGGATCTTCAAATAGCGGTGTTGCTCCTTGATCTGCAGCAAGGAATTGACGGACTGCCGGCTCATGACCCGGAAATCGTCCGCTCCGCGTCTGAGCGACAGGCCG
The nucleotide sequence above comes from Akkermansiaceae bacterium. Encoded proteins:
- a CDS encoding GtrA family protein is translated as MKASPDKEIRAILRLGHKQSWKAAALHLASTEAAPVWQFAKYLAIGVLSVPVFLSGCWLFRASVVWLDPQAYPQNRPAWLLLEITMGFLTANAFTYETNRRWVFKAGRHSRAREFTLFTVSAALCFAVAQTAAFLLISYSSTPDLVVKMTVIILSTLVNFISRKTIVFSS
- a CDS encoding glycosyltransferase family 2 protein, with protein sequence MTTFHRGNGDSVPLYKVAWERPRKCQYAICVFVINEGEKIQRQLTAMRNFASLIDVIVADGGSTDGSLPLRLMEETECKALLVKSGDGKLSSQMRMAFDYSLAEGYAGILVIDGNGKDGLEAIPTMVASLEAGFDHIQGSRFMPGGHHENTPLIRYLAVNLLHAPLVSIAAGFRYTDTTNGFRGYSRRLLQDPRISVFRPVFDRYQLHYHLAIEAAAGGYQVTEIPVSRSYPAAGKTPTKIRGLGALFSVFRQLISVCRGNYRLPSDEP
- a CDS encoding glycosyltransferase, yielding MDTQTVISVVVPLDNDGTILASFLKELDGAMLRGYQFFEIILVDNASPDETPRVARELLSEIPRLRYLRMSRPFDRDVLLAAGLESTIGDYVVTLDPASDPPSAVLPMIEACRKSGGILQGVATNPMSRGRIREFAGGIFRNYCGRQLGLSLRRGADDFRVMSRQSVNSLLQIKEQHRYLKILTLTLGYHHAYFAYERRSTAKAPRAKPLATEASMAIDLIASHSRHPLRVVTMAGLVGALLNLAYAIYVLGIFFMKQDVMEGWTTLSLQQSGMFLFICLILAVLGEYVGTILGEVRSRPLYFISEDAGSSVLLEDTVASSIVKESGSSEP